Below is a genomic region from Clostridiales bacterium.
AGCTTTTTAGAAGATGATTTAAAAGAGTATAATTATTTTTAAGTATACAAAAATACATTAGGGGGGTTAAATATGGGTGAGGTTATTGTTATAACTTCCGGAAAAGGTGGAGTAGGAAAGACTACGACTACAGCAAATATCGGGACAGGTTTATCTTTGTTGGGGAAGAAAGTCGTTTTGATTGATACAGATATAGGACTTAGAAATTTAGATGTAGTTATGGGCCTTGAAAATAGAATAGTATATGACTTAGTAGACGTAATAGAAGGGAATTGTAGAGTAAAGCAAGCGTTAATTAGGGACAAGAGATATGAGGGATTGCATCTTTTGCCAGCCGCACAAACTAGAGACAAATCTGCAGTGAATCCAGATCAGATGATAAAACTTTTAGATGAAATCAAAAAAGATTTTGATTATATATTAATTGATTGCCCAGCTGGAATAGAACAAGGATTCAAAAATGCAATAGCAGGAGCTAACAGAGCTATAGTTGTTACTACACCTGAAGTTTCAGCAGTAAGAGATGCAGATAGGATAATAGGGTTATTAGAAGCAAATGATGTGAAAGATACAAGGCTTTTGATAAATAGAGTAAGGGTTGATATGGTAAAACGTGGAGACATGATGAGCATAGACGACATAATAGATATTTTGGCAGTAAAGTTAATAGGTGTAGTTCCTGACGATGAAAAGATAGTAGTTTCTACAAATAGAGGGGAACCAGCAGTTACAGATTCAAAGTCAATGGCTGGTAGATCCTATAGGGATATAACCAAGAGAATAATTGGAGAAGATATACCTATAGAGGATATATGCAGCGAAGAAGGCTTTATGTTAAAAATAAAAAAAATATTTGGTTTTAAGACAGTATAAAAGAGGGGGGACAAAAAATGAATTTATTAAAGTTATTTAGTCGTACAAAGACATCAAAAGATGTTGCAAAAGAACGGCTTAAGCTTGTATTAGTTCATGACAGAGCGAATGTTTCTCCGCAGTTTTTAGAGATGATAAAAGGAGAGATTATAAAGGTCATTTCGCATTATATGGATATTGAGGAGAATGCATTGGATATACAAATGACTAGAACAGAAAGTGAAGATGGAGAAAGATATGTTCCAGCCTTGATAGCGAATATCCCTATCAAGAATATGAAATCTTAGATAATAATAAAAAAATGGATTGTGGTGTATATGAATATTGCTTTAGTGGCACACGATAAGAAGAAAGAATTAATGGGTGCGTTCTGCATTGCGTATAAGAGTATATTGAGTAAACACTCTTTAGTCGCAACGGCAGGGACGGCATCTGTTGTGGAAGAAGCGTCAGGGCTTGAAGTTGTGAGAGTCTCTCATGGTATAGTGGGTGAGCAACAGTTAAGCTCTAAGGCGGCGTATGATGAAATAGATTTGGTTATATTTTTTAGGGATCCTATAACTAAGGATATTAATGAACCAGATATAGGAAGATTGCTTAATTTATGTGACCAAAATCATATTCCATTCGCGACCAATATTGCTACAGCTGAGCTTTTAATAAAGTCTTTAGAGCGAGGAGAGTTGGAATGGAGAAATAACATAAGGTGAGGGTTACCCCAATATTCTTACCTTAGTTATTTTTTTACCTAAAATTTAGCAAGAATACCCTAATTTACTTGACACATACAAAAAATAAAAAAATAAAATTTTTCACTTTACAAGAGACCAAACTTGCTATAAAATAATGTTTGAGCTTGTTAACAGATTAAGTGTTTAAGTAAGGTGAAACAGATGAAAAAAATATTTTTGGCATCGGGATCCCCGAGAAGACGAGAGTTATTAAGAAACATAGGATTAAAATTTGAAGTAGTAAAGAGCAATTTTGACGAAAATACAGTGGATTTTGAGAGAACGCCTCAAGAATTAGCAGAGAGTTTGGCTTATGGGAAAGCTAAAAATGTGAAGAGTTTAGTGGATCAGGGAATTATAATAGGTGCAGATACACTTGTTACCTTGGACAATAAGGTCTATGGTAAACCCAGAGATTCAAAGGAAGCATTTGATATGCTTAAAAGTCTAAGCGATAAGACTCACGAAGTTATAACGGGGGTGGTCTTGATAGATACAGTTACCAATGAAGTACTTGTAGAGCACGAAATTACCAAGGTTACGTTTAATAGATTAACTAATGAAGAAATAACGGCGTATATAAAGAGTAATGACTACCAAGGTAAAGCGGGAGCATATGGAATACAAAATAGAGGCGCCGTACTTATAAAAAAGGTGGACGGATGTTATTTTAATGTTGTAGGATTACCGATTGGTAGAGTGTGCAGGATGTTAAAAGATATGGGTGAGGTTTTATATGATCACTGGGGCTAGAGGTAAATATAGAAGATAGTAGATAGGAGATTTTAGAGCATGGGATTTTTTAGCAAAGATATAGGAATAGATTTGGGTACAGCAAATATATTGGTTTATGTAAAAGGCGAAGGGATAGTAGTGAGCGAACCCTCGGTTGTGGCTATAAATACAAGAACTAATCAGGTTTTAGCAGTTGGGAATGAAGCAAAGAATATGATAGGAAAGACACCAGGTGATATAATGGCTATACGGCCAATGAAGGATGGAGTTATTGCTGATTTTGATATTACTCAGGACATGTTGAAATATTTTATAGAGAAGGTTATGCCAAAGAATATATTTAGAAGTGTGCTTAGGATAAAACCTAGAGTTACAATATGTGTACCTTCAGGAGTTACGGAAGTAGAGAGAAGGGCAGTAGAGGAAGCAACTATGCAGGTTGGAGTAAAGGAAGTATATTTGATGGAAGAACCTATGGCGGCAGCGATTGGTGCTAATCTTCCTGTAGCTGAGCCTATAGGTTGTATGATTGTGGATATAGGAGGAGGTACTACAGAAATTGCTGTAACTTCTTTAGGAGGAATAGTAACGAGTTTGTCATTGAAGGTTGCGGGAGGCATGCTAGATGACAGCATAGCTATATATATAAAGCGAGAGCATAATTTGTTGATAGGAGACAGAACAGCAGAAGAGATAAAGAAAAAGATAGGTGCAGCATTTAAAAGGCCTAAGAGAGAAGAAATGACTATTAGAGGAAGGGATTTATTGACTGGTTTGCCAAAGAATATAATGATATCTTCAGATGAAATATTGTTTGCATTAAAAGAGCCTATATCACAAATAATAGAGGCTATAAAAGATACATTGGAGAAAACGCCACCTGAGTTGGCATCAGATATAATGGATCAAGGAATAGTGTTAGCTGGTGGTGGTGCGATGTTACATGGATTAGACCAATTAATAAAAAAAGAGACAGGCATAGATGCAAAGATAGCAGAAAATCCGCTAGATTGCGTAGCGTTAGGAGCAGGAAGGTTGAGTGAGGATATGGAGATGTTACGTAAAGTATTAATGGCGACTAAGAAGTAAGTTGATTTATTTTTTAGTTGTCAAAAGAAAGGATAAAGGCAATTGAGAGATTTTAATATTAAAGTTGTTATAACGATGGTGGTAATTACATTTATATTAGTTATACAGGGACTTTATGCGAGAGACATATTGGGGCTTGATTTTTTACAAAGACCGTTGTCGTACATTGTTTATCCTTTTGGAAAGCTATTTACATATACGAAAGTTGAAGTTAACAATACCAGAAAATATTTTAAAGATGTTGATGAGTTATCTAAGGAAAATGAAAAATTAAAGCGGAAGGTAGACGATCTTGAAAAGTATATTTCTAAAATATTGTGGTTAGATGAAAAGAACCAAGAGTTAAGAGAGACGTTGGAATTAAGGGATTCTATCAAAGGGTATGATTTTATTGGGGCAAGCATTATAGCAAAAGATGCAGGTAATTGGTTTGAGATATTTACAGTAGACAAAGGAAGCAAGGATGGGATTTATAAAGATAGTTTTGTTATTTTTGAGAAAGGACTTGTTGGTAGAGTATATAGAGTAAGGGAGAATACTTGCGATATAATATCTATTTTAGATAAAAGCAGTGCAGTAGGAGCACGGTTAACAAAAACAAGAGAATTAGTTTTAGCAAAAGGTGATATAAGGTTAAAAAATAGAGGGCTTTGCAAATTAGAGTACATTCATTCGGACGCTAAGATAGAGGTAGGAGATGTTGTTGAAACGTCTGGATTGGGTGAATATTTTCCGAAGGGAATAGAGATAGGTAAGGTAAGAGAGGTAGTAAATCCAAATGATAAGTTAGAAAGATATGCGATAATAGAGCCTAGTGTTGACTTAAAGAGGATAGAGGAAGTTTTAGTGGCAGTAAAAAGGTAGAAAGTAGGTAAATCAATAATGAAAAATAAGTTGTACATTATTTTAATTTTAGTCCTATCAATAGCGTTACAGATGACACTTATAGAAGGGATAAGAATTGCTAATGTTAAGCCTAATATAGTGTTAATATTTGTGTTATTCTTGGGAGTTTGTGCGACTGGAAGTGATTTATTCTTCGGCGGGATTTTAGCAGGGGTTATGCAGGATTTATTATCTTCAAAGATAATAGGAATGTATTTGATTACAAATATATTGTTTTGTATGATAATGTATACAGTGAGGAAAAGAAGTTATAGAAAGGATTTCTTGATATTTTTGTTTGTAGCGTTTATATCATTTTTATTATATGATAGTACAGCATATTTGCTTACTTCTTTTCCAGAGACACTTGGTGAATTGTTTTTTGTATTAAAGAACTTTATTTTAGTTGGAGCGATGTATAATACGGCTTGTGCGATCCTAATTTTTGGACTTGCTAAGAAGAAAGAAATTATATAGGAGAAATATCATGATAGAAAAATTAAAAGATAGATGTAATCTGGTTGCTATATTTTTTATAATAATGAGTGCACTTATTATTACGCAGTTAATTAATCTGCAAATAAATAAGGGAAAGTATTATGAAGATATTTCTCAAAAAAGATTGTTAAGAGAAAGATACATCGTAGCTCCTAGAGGTAATATTTTAGATCGTAATGGTGTGCCAATAGCAGTTAATAGGACTGGATTTTTAGTAAATTTGTACAGAGAGAAGAGAACAGTAGATGAATTAAATGAGTTAATAAACGTGGTGATAAATATACTTGAAAAGAATGGTGATTGTTTTGAAAGTTCTCTTTCTAAATATTTGACAATTAGTCCTATTGATTATGGTCCATATATAAAGTCGTCAGAAAAAGAGACAGAAAAATGGAAGAGGGAAATGGCAATAAAGAAAAGTGATATAGAACTAATGAGTACGCCAGAAGATGTTTTTAATTATCTTAGGTATACAAAGTTTAGTATTAGTGATAAATACACAAAAGATGAAGCATATAAGATAATGGCGATAAGATATGAAACACTAATGAAGGGGTATTCTCAATTTAGTCCATTAGTTGTGGCAAGGGATATAAGTAAAGAGTCTGTTCTTGAATTAGAAGAAAAGAATGCGGAGTTACCGGGTGTTTCTATAGAGACAGAATCATACAGGATATATAATGACGCGACGTGTGTAGCACATTTGTTGGGATATGTAGGGATAATAAATAAAGAAGAGTACGACAAAATGAGTAAAGACGGATATGGAATAAATGATATTATTGGTAAAAATGGTATTGAATATAAAGCAGAGAAATACTTAAGGGGAAAAAAGGGAGAAAAGAAAATAGAGGTTGATACAATAGGGAAGAAAACAGGCGAAATACAAAAAACTCCGCCAGTACAAGGGAACAATGTCATTTTAACAATAGATTATAATTTACAAAAGATAGCGATGGAGTCTTTAAGAAAAAATATAGAGTTAATAAAGAAGGGGAAAGATAATAGAATAAATTTTGGAGATGCTTATGCTGGAGCGGTTGTAGCGATTGATGTAAACACAGGAGAGGTGTTGGCTATGGCAAGTTATCCAAGTTATGACCCTATGATATATTTAGCGGGTGCAGATGACAAGGAAGCGCAAAAGAAGAAAATAAGTTTGCTAGTAGATAACAAAAATTCACCATTATTAAATAGGGCGGTACAGGGCACGTATACACCAGGGTCTACTTATAAACCTATAACGGCGATAGCGGGTTTAGAGGAAGGAGTAATAACTAAGGATACAATTATTTATGATAAAGGAGTTAGCGTGTTAGGTGGATGGAAATTTAAGTGTTTGGAGTATAGAATGGGACTAGGAGCACACGGAGGCTTAAATTTAAAAAGAGCCATAGCAACATCATGCAACATATATTTTCATGAATTAGGTGTAAAAGTAGGAATTGATAAGATTGACAAATGGGCAAAGGAGTTTGGACTAGGAGAGCTAACGGGAATAGACGTTCCTGGAGAGTTAAGAGGGATCAGGGCTAACAGGATCACAAAGAAGAGATTAAGGAATGATGAGTGGAGGATAGCGGATACGGCACAAATGGCAATAGGTCAGTTTGATAATACCTTTACGCCTATACAGTTAGCAAATTATATAGCAACAATAGCTAATGGTGGCAAAAGATTTAAGCCAACTATTGTAAAGAGGATAGAGAATAGAAAGGGAGAGATAATAAAAGAGAGCAAGAATGAGTTTCATCAGATAGGGTTAAAAAAGGAAACAGTAGATGCAATACATGAAGCAATGGCTGCTGTTGCAAAGAGAGGAGGAACAGCGGGGGAAACATTTAGGGATTTTAAAGTGAAGGTTGCGGGTAAAACAGGAACACCAGAGACAGGAGGAGAGTCTAAGCATTCATCTAATGCAGTTTTCATATGCTATGCTCCTGTGGAAAAACCTCAGATTGCAGTGGCAGTGGTAATAGAAAGAGGTGTTTGGGGAAGTAATGCCGCACCGGTTGCAAGAGATGTTTTAGCAGAATATTTTAAAGACTAGAAAAAATTTTAAAAATATAGTATATTGTATTATGGAGTAGAAAATGTAGGATATTAAAAGATAAAATTGGAGGCGACTTGGTATGCGAGAGGTTAGTGTCGGATTTAAAGGGACGGT
It encodes:
- the minD gene encoding septum site-determining protein MinD, whose translation is MGEVIVITSGKGGVGKTTTTANIGTGLSLLGKKVVLIDTDIGLRNLDVVMGLENRIVYDLVDVIEGNCRVKQALIRDKRYEGLHLLPAAQTRDKSAVNPDQMIKLLDEIKKDFDYILIDCPAGIEQGFKNAIAGANRAIVVTTPEVSAVRDADRIIGLLEANDVKDTRLLINRVRVDMVKRGDMMSIDDIIDILAVKLIGVVPDDEKIVVSTNRGEPAVTDSKSMAGRSYRDITKRIIGEDIPIEDICSEEGFMLKIKKIFGFKTV
- the minE gene encoding cell division topological specificity factor MinE, whose protein sequence is MNLLKLFSRTKTSKDVAKERLKLVLVHDRANVSPQFLEMIKGEIIKVISHYMDIEENALDIQMTRTESEDGERYVPALIANIPIKNMKS
- a CDS encoding methylglyoxal synthase, which translates into the protein MNIALVAHDKKKELMGAFCIAYKSILSKHSLVATAGTASVVEEASGLEVVRVSHGIVGEQQLSSKAAYDEIDLVIFFRDPITKDINEPDIGRLLNLCDQNHIPFATNIATAELLIKSLERGELEWRNNIR
- the maf gene encoding septum formation inhibitor Maf; this encodes MKKIFLASGSPRRRELLRNIGLKFEVVKSNFDENTVDFERTPQELAESLAYGKAKNVKSLVDQGIIIGADTLVTLDNKVYGKPRDSKEAFDMLKSLSDKTHEVITGVVLIDTVTNEVLVEHEITKVTFNRLTNEEITAYIKSNDYQGKAGAYGIQNRGAVLIKKVDGCYFNVVGLPIGRVCRMLKDMGEVLYDHWG
- a CDS encoding rod shape-determining protein — its product is MGFFSKDIGIDLGTANILVYVKGEGIVVSEPSVVAINTRTNQVLAVGNEAKNMIGKTPGDIMAIRPMKDGVIADFDITQDMLKYFIEKVMPKNIFRSVLRIKPRVTICVPSGVTEVERRAVEEATMQVGVKEVYLMEEPMAAAIGANLPVAEPIGCMIVDIGGGTTEIAVTSLGGIVTSLSLKVAGGMLDDSIAIYIKREHNLLIGDRTAEEIKKKIGAAFKRPKREEMTIRGRDLLTGLPKNIMISSDEILFALKEPISQIIEAIKDTLEKTPPELASDIMDQGIVLAGGGAMLHGLDQLIKKETGIDAKIAENPLDCVALGAGRLSEDMEMLRKVLMATKK
- the mreC gene encoding rod shape-determining protein MreC, with protein sequence MRDFNIKVVITMVVITFILVIQGLYARDILGLDFLQRPLSYIVYPFGKLFTYTKVEVNNTRKYFKDVDELSKENEKLKRKVDDLEKYISKILWLDEKNQELRETLELRDSIKGYDFIGASIIAKDAGNWFEIFTVDKGSKDGIYKDSFVIFEKGLVGRVYRVRENTCDIISILDKSSAVGARLTKTRELVLAKGDIRLKNRGLCKLEYIHSDAKIEVGDVVETSGLGEYFPKGIEIGKVREVVNPNDKLERYAIIEPSVDLKRIEEVLVAVKR
- the mreD gene encoding rod shape-determining protein MreD, translated to MKNKLYIILILVLSIALQMTLIEGIRIANVKPNIVLIFVLFLGVCATGSDLFFGGILAGVMQDLLSSKIIGMYLITNILFCMIMYTVRKRSYRKDFLIFLFVAFISFLLYDSTAYLLTSFPETLGELFFVLKNFILVGAMYNTACAILIFGLAKKKEII
- the mrdA gene encoding penicillin-binding protein 2, translated to MIEKLKDRCNLVAIFFIIMSALIITQLINLQINKGKYYEDISQKRLLRERYIVAPRGNILDRNGVPIAVNRTGFLVNLYREKRTVDELNELINVVINILEKNGDCFESSLSKYLTISPIDYGPYIKSSEKETEKWKREMAIKKSDIELMSTPEDVFNYLRYTKFSISDKYTKDEAYKIMAIRYETLMKGYSQFSPLVVARDISKESVLELEEKNAELPGVSIETESYRIYNDATCVAHLLGYVGIINKEEYDKMSKDGYGINDIIGKNGIEYKAEKYLRGKKGEKKIEVDTIGKKTGEIQKTPPVQGNNVILTIDYNLQKIAMESLRKNIELIKKGKDNRINFGDAYAGAVVAIDVNTGEVLAMASYPSYDPMIYLAGADDKEAQKKKISLLVDNKNSPLLNRAVQGTYTPGSTYKPITAIAGLEEGVITKDTIIYDKGVSVLGGWKFKCLEYRMGLGAHGGLNLKRAIATSCNIYFHELGVKVGIDKIDKWAKEFGLGELTGIDVPGELRGIRANRITKKRLRNDEWRIADTAQMAIGQFDNTFTPIQLANYIATIANGGKRFKPTIVKRIENRKGEIIKESKNEFHQIGLKKETVDAIHEAMAAVAKRGGTAGETFRDFKVKVAGKTGTPETGGESKHSSNAVFICYAPVEKPQIAVAVVIERGVWGSNAAPVARDVLAEYFKD